The nucleotide sequence GATCTCAGGCCTCGGCCGTCATGCGCCGGACGAGGACATCGATCTCGCCGCGCGCTCGCTCCGCGCGCTGTCGGTGCAGCTCGGCGAGCGGCCTTATCTGATGGGCGACCGCCCCTGCGGCACCGACGCGACCGCGTTCGCCGTCATCGCCGGCATCCTCACGCCATTCTTCGATTCGGAGCTGCGCCGGCGGACCGAAAGCTTCGGCAACCTCGTGACCTACGTCGATCGCCTGATGGCCACGTATTTTCCGGAGTTCGAGTGGGGCAGGGCGGCGGAAGCCGCCTGAGCTACACGCCCGGCGCGGGCTCGCCCTTCAACCGCGCCAGCTCGGCCTCGAGCTCCGCGATCCTGGTGTCGCGCACCGCCAGCGCCTCCGCGACATCGGCCGCATCGAACTTCTGCGGAATGTGCTGAGGACAGTTGGTGTCCCAGGCCTCGATCGTGAACAGGATCACCTGCTCGGGTCCCGCCTTGTAGCCCCTCGGCATCAGCGAGGCCGTCAGCACGGCGTCGTCCTCGACCACCCGGGCCGTGCCCCAGATCTTCACCCGGCGGCGGTGCGCGTAGTCCATCACGAAGATGTAGGCGTGCGGATTCTCCGACAGATTACCTTGCGTGATGTATTGCCGGTTGCCGCTGAAATCGGCGAACGCCAGCGTGCGGCTGTCGAGCACCTTGAGAAAGCCCTTCGGCCCGCCCCTATGCTGGATGTAGGGCTGGCCGTCGGCCGAGGCGGTGGCGAGATAGAAGCTCGTGGCCTCGGCAAGGCGGCCGGCGAGATCGGCATCGACCTCGTGGCGGAAGCCGCGGGTCTGCTCGACATGCGCATAGCTGTCGCGCGATCCCTTGCGGGCCTGGATCGCCCTCGCGGCGGGTGAGAACATGACGTCGTCGGGCGCGCGGATATTTGTCTGGGTCATCGCAATGACTCCTCGTCTTCTGCGGCAGTCACTGCCGCCATGCCGCCAATATGGTCCCAAACCCCGTTGGAAATAATCAGACGCCTTGACACTGGATCATTGCAGATGTTGCAATGATCGGATGGACCGCATCGACGCCATGCAGGCCTTCGTCACGGTGGCCGATTTGAACGGCTTCGCGCCGGCGGCGCGGCGCATGAAGCTGTCGCCTTCGGCGGTGACGCGCCTGATCGCCGCGCTCGAAGAGCATCTCGGTGTTCGGCTGCTGCAGCGCACGACGCGTTCGGTGACACTCACCGATGCCGGCCGGCGCTATCTCGAACGGACCAGGCGGATCCTGGCCGATCTGGAGGAGGCCGAGCTCGCCGCCGAGAGCGAGCGGCTGCAGCCGGCGGGACGCCTGGTGGTCTCGGCGCCGGTCGGCTTCGGTCGGCTCCATGTTGGTCCCGTGATGGCCGCTTATCTCAGCCGATATCCGGAGGTCGCCGCCGAGCTGCGTCTCGAGGATCGCCAGGTCAATCTGGTCGAGGATGGCATCGACTGCGCCGTGCGCATCGGCCATCTCGGCGATTCCTCGCTGGTGGCCCGCCAGGTCGGCAGCATGCGGCGAATCGTCGTCGGCGCGCCCGCGTATTTGAAGGCGCATGGCGAGCCGCGCTCGCCCGATGCCTTGGCGAAGCACCAGACCATCCAGTTCGGCGCAGCGGACGAATGGCGTTTCGTGAAGGATGGCCGTGAGCAGGGCATTGAGGTGAGTCCGCGGCTCGTCACCAACAATGCGGACGCCGCGATCCAGTATGCCGAGGCAGGCGGCGGTGTCACACGGGTGATGGCCTATCAGGCAGCGGACAGCCTGCGCGCCGGCCGGCTCAAGCGGGTGCTGACCAAATACGAGCCGCCTCCCGTCCCCATCCACATCGTGTTTCCAAGCTCGCGGCTGCTCTCGGCCAAGGTCCGCGCCTTCATCGATCTGGTCATCGAGACCTGCAATTGGCGCTTCGGCTGACGTTGTCACGCCTTCTTCGGCACCACGCGAAACGTCGCATTCGCCCGCGCAATCACGGCATCGTCCGCCAGCACCAGGCTCTGCACGAAGCACACCGTGCGTCCACTCTTGATCACGTCGCTCTCGACGCTGAGCCACTGTCCGATGCCGGCGCTGCCGATGTAGTCGACCGCGAGATTGATCGTGACCAGCGACACCTCCCAACCCAGCGCCTGGGCGCAACTGTAGCCCATCGCATTGTCGGCGAGCGACGCGATCAGCCCGCCATGGATCAGTCCGCGCGAATTGGTATGCGGCGTGGCGAGCCGCAGGCCGAGAATGACGGCCTTGTCGGTCTTTTTCGCATAGAGCGGCTCCCAGGGATCGGTGAACCGGCTCTTGCGGAAATGAGGCTCGAAGCCGGCGGGGATGGTGCTCATGCGCCTGTGTTCGCTGCTGAGGATCTCAGCAGTCAACGACGGCACCGCGGATTTTGCACCGCCTACAAAGTTTGAAACATGTTTTGCGCTGACGTTTGAAACGGTGCGCGTGCGTGCCGGGAGGGATGGCGCACGATGTCGCAGGGGATGGTCCATGCTCCCGGCAATTTCGCGATGTGCCGATGCCGCCGTGCAATTTCGGGTGCAAGCGAGATGCTTAACGTGTTAATGAATCGGCCACACGCCTGCAACTTTCGTCTGTCAGACTTGCGCTGGCTGGCGCGATAGGGTCGGCTCGCGCGTGCAGCGGCGGCAGGCCTGCCGTCACGCTTGCAATGATGTTTATATGCTATAACAATGAAGCAAAGGGCCCTCGAAGGCCCATGATGGAAGGAGAGGATCCCGATGAGGAAGACGCTTCTGGCGTTGGCGCTGGCTGCCGGTGTGACCACCCCCGCGCTCGCGCAGGACAAGACGTTCGATCTGAAGATTTCGCACTGGGTCCCGGCCAGCCATCCGCTGCAGAAGGCGCTGGAGGATTGGGCCGCGTCGGTCGAGAAGGCCTCCGGCGGCACCATCAAGGGCAAGGTGTTCCCGGCGCAGCAGCTCGGCAAGGCGTTCGATCATTACGACATGGCGCGCGACGGCATCGCCGATGTCACTTATGTGAACCCCGGCTATCAGCCCGGCCGTTTCCCGATCATCGGCGCCGGCGAGTTGCCGTTCCTGGTCTCCGACGCCAAGGGCGGCTCGGAAGGCCTGGACGCGTGGTACCGCAAATATGCCGAGAAGGAGATGAAGGACGTCAAATACTGCCTCGCCTTCGTGCATACGCCGTCCTCGCTGCACACCCGGACCAAGAAGGTCACGATGCCCGAGGACCTCAAGGGCATGAAGATCCGCCCGGCGGATGCGACCATCGCGAATTTCGTCACCCAGCTCGGCGGCACCAATGTGCAATCGTCGGCGCCGGAGGTGCGCGACATCATCGAGCGCGGTGTCGCCGACGGTGTGTTCTTCCCGGCCGGCTCCCTGGTGCTGTTCGGCGTCGACAAGGTCACCAAATTCCACATCGACGCCCCGATGTACGTCACGACCTTCGTCTTCGTCATGAACAAGGACAAGTACAACCAGATGTCGCCCGCGCAGAAGAAGGCGATCGACGACAACTGCAATACCGAGGCCGCAGGCAAGGTCGGCGAGCCCTGGGGCAAGTTCGAGGACGCCGGCGTCGACAAGATCAAGGCGGAAGCCGGCCAGGAGGTCTACAAGCTCACGCCCGAGCAGACCGCCGCCTGGAAGAAGGCCTCCGAGCCGCTGTTCAAGACCTGGGCCGACGGCGTCAAGAAGACCGGCGTCGACGCCGACGCCGCGATGACCGAGCTGAAAGCCTCGCTCGCCAAGTACAACGCCCTGGCGCAGTAAGGCCTTCGACCTAAGCTGTTTGCGCGGCAGACGGTGCGCCCCCTCTCCCCGTTCTTCACGGGGAGAGGGCGGGGGTGAGGGGCAGCGGCACGGGTGGTGCTCGCGGCCGAACCTGTAGACCTCCATCAGCGTGTTGCCGGGCGGCCGCCCCTCACCCCACCCCTCTCCCCGCCCTGGCGAAGCTGCGCTTCGCTAGGGCGAGGCGAGGGAGCCCACCGCCTGCTGCGCAGCAGCTCGCTTCAATTTGTCGGACGTTTGACTTGAGAACGGACACGCCATGCAGCGCGCCTTCATGGATCGGATCATCGACGGGATCGAGTGGATCGCCGCGTTCTTCGTCGGCATCGTCGCGCTCGACATTTTTCTGTCGGTGCTGCTGCGCAATACGCTGAACTACGCGATCCCGGATTCGTTCGACATCGGCCGCATGCTGCTCGGCATCCTGATCTTCTGGGGCATCGCCGCGACATCGTATCGCGGCACCCACATCACCGTAGATCTCATCTGGGGCAATGTCGGCCCACGCTACCAGCGCTGGATCGACATCTTCGCCACCCTGGTCCTGCTGTTCGTCGTCACCGTGCAGACCTGGACCCTGTTCGACAAGGTCCGCGGCACCTATGAGGACAACGTCCTCACCTTCGACCTGCACATGCCGACCTGGCCGTTCTTCGCCATCGCCTGGATCGGCGACGTCTCGGCGGTGCTCCTGATCGCCATCCGGACCTATCGCCTGATCTTCCATCCCGAGGAGATTCATGACCCTCACGTCAAGCCCACGGAGTAGTGCCGCATGAGCACGGATGCGGTCGCCGTCATCGGCTTTGTTGCGCTGTTCGCCCTGATGCTCCTGCGCGTGCCCGTCGGCATGGCGATGGGCCTCGTCGGCGTCTCCGGCTTCGCTTATCTCGTCAACGGCACGGCGGCGCTGAAGCTGGTCGGCCAGACCTCGATGCGCACGGTCACGGACTACACGTTCGGCGTGATTCCGATGTTCCTGTTGATGGGAACGTTCGTCTCCAACTCCGGCATGAGCCGTGAGCTGTTCCGCGCCGCCAACGGCTTCGTCGGCCATCTCCGCGGCGGCCTGGGGATCGCCACCGTCGCCGCCTGCGGCGGCTTCGCCGCGATCTGCGGCTCGTCGGTGGCGACCGCCGCGACCTTCTCGGCGGTGGCCTATCCGGAGATGCGCCGCTTCGGCTATCCGCAATCCTTCGCCACCGGCGTCATCGCCGCCGGCGGCACGCTCGGTGCCATGCTGCCGCCGTCGACCGTGCTCGCGGTCTACGGCATCATCACCGAGCAGGACATCGGCAAGCTGTTCATCGCCGGCATCATCCCGGGCCTGCTGGCGATGACGATGTACATGATCACCATTACGGTGATCGGCAAGGTCAGGCCGGATTTCCTGCCCAAGGGCGAGGCGCCGCCGTGGCGCGAGCGTATCGCGGGGCTGAAGGGCATCTGGGCGCCGGTGCTGCTGTTCCTGTTCGTGATCGGCGGCCTCTATGGCCTGCCGTTCCTGCCGCGCTTCACCCCGACCGAGGCCGGTGGCGTCGGCGCCACCGGCGCGTTCCTGATCGGCGTGTTCACCGGGCGGCTCGACAAGGAGAAGATCCTGGCCTCGCTGCTGCAGGCGACACGCACCGCGGCCGCCGTGTTCACCGTGCTGATCGGCGCGCTGATCTTCGGCTATTTCCTCACGGTGACGCAGACGCCGCAGAAGGTCACGGAATTCCTCACCGGCCTCGGCCTCGGCCCCTACGGCGTGCTGGCGCTGATCATGGTGATGTATCTCGTGCTCGGCTGCCTGATGGACGCCATGGCGATGATCATCCTGACCGTGCCGATCATCTTCCCGGTGATCTCGCATCTCGGTTTCGATCCGATCTGGTTCGGCGTCATCATCGTCATGACCGTCGAGCTCGGCCTGATCCATCCGCCGGTCGGCATGAACGTGTTCGTGATCAAATCGGTGGTGAAGGACGTGTCATTCTCCACGATCTTCAAGGGCGTGCTGCCCTTCGTCGCCACCGATTTGATCCGGCTGGTGATCCTGATCGCCTTCCCGCTGCTCGCCACCTGGCTGCCGCAACAGATGATGAACCGATGACCACGCCCGTTCTCGACACCCGCTACGTCTTCACCCTCACGGTCATGATCGGCGCCGTCACCTCGGCCGGCGAGACCGGCATCGGCGTGCGCCGGATCATTCCGATCCATGGCGGCGAGGTGAAGGGTCCGGGCCTGAACGGCGAGGGCGTCAGCGGCAAGATCTGCAATTTCGGCGCCGACTTCCAGGTGATCCGTCCCAACGAGCTGATCGACCTCGAAGCCAAATACGGCTTCGAGACCGACGACGGCGCCACCATCTATGTCGAGAACCGCGGCATCCGCTTCGGACCGGTCGACTTGCTGCAGAAGCTGAAGCGCGGCGAGCCCGTCGACCCCAAGCTGATCTACTTCCGCACCCACCCGCGCTTCGAGACCGGGCACGAGAAATATCGCTGGCTGATGGAGCACGTCTTCGTCGGCTCGGCCGCGCGGCATGCAGACCGCGTCATCATCGACGTGCACGTGGTGCTGTAGGCCGGCCTGTCTGCCTCACACTCCGTCATTGCGAGCGCAGCGACGTGTCCGCCGAAGCTCGAAGAGCGAAGGCGGAAGCAATCCAGGGCCGGGGCGGGACTCTGGATTGCTTCGTCGCGGAGCCTGTCATCGGGCCGCGCTTTGCGCGGACCGGTTGGTTCCTTGCAATAAGGGTGTCTGTGGCTCCGTCATGGCCGGGCTTGTCCCGGCCATCCACGTGGTGCGGCATCCTGGGAGCGACGTGGATGCCCGGGACAAGCCCGGGCATGACGGAGTGACTAACTGACAGGATCGTTCGGGGCCGAATTCCTGGAAGACGTCCGATCAGTCCTCGTCGTCCCAGCTCGAGGCGCGGCCATAGCCGCCATGGTCGCAATTGCGGTCGCGGTAGACAGGCACGTAGCGGTGACGCTCATAGCCGTAGCCGTCATACGCCGCGTCACGATAGTGGGAGCGGTAGACCGGGGCGGGCTCATAGGCTTGCGCTTCCGATGCGATGGCGCCGCCGACGAGGGCGCCAACCAGAAGACCTCCGATGAGCGCCGCGTTGCGGCCGTCATGTGCCTGGGCCGGCGCCGCGCCGGCGAGCAAAGTGGCAGTCACGGCGAGCGCGGCGACGCCGCCAGCGAGAGAAGTCTTCAGCGAAACCATGGTCCCCTCCATTGGGAAGTGTGGTGACGATGATGTTCTACGCGGTCCGCTTTGAAGCGGTGCTGAATGTGATGTTGTCGGCCGTTCATGTGCCCCACCGAGCTGGCTGGAGGTGAGCAAGACATTTCGCCCTCGTCCAGGGCAGGCCTTGGCGGCCAGCCGGGGTTCGACGAGCGCGTGGTGCTGTGGGCGACGCTGTCGGCCCAAAACATTGGTGTCGTCCCTGCGAACGCAGGGACCCATAATCCCGGTCACCTATTGGGATACGAAGCTGGTCCGGCATCTTGCCTCACAACATCTCCCTGGGTTATGGGCCCCTGCGTTCGCAGGGACGACAGCGGAGGACTGCGAGGCGCCGGTAGGCGACATTCGGCGTATTCGATAAAAAATAAATATGTTGCTGTTTGTCGGAATTCATGGTTCACTCCCGTCATCCCGTCCCAAGCTGAGGGGCGTTGCGCGCGATCGTCACGACACGCGGGGCGGGGAGCGGTGGCCGCGATCATGCCGCAGCGTGGGCGAGAGCTCGCGCGGACGAACGGCGTGGCGCGGACGTGAAGTCGCAGCGTGCTGGCACCCCGACGCTGGTGTCCCGCGCAATGCGCAAGCATTGTCGCGAATGGTGGCCAACAAGCCCGGCGCACCAGGCAGACTGCGTATAAGCGTGAAGACCATCGCGCAGGGAAGGCCGGGCGTGTCTCGGCTGCACCTGTGGTACCTGCCGCCTGCATTTTTGTTAGCAGGCGGGCCGCAGGCGCCAGCCGGCGCCTGGCCTTCCCTGCGCCCTCTGCACATGAGGGTGAACGACGAGCAAGCCCCGGGCGCGAATCCGCCGCGGGAATGCCGCATCATGTCATTTGCCTTTGCGCCGACGCGCCTTACGATGCGGCCCGCGTCGCCTCGCGTAGTTCATTCCGGCGCCGCTCATTTTGCATTGCACAACACGATCTCGGGCGCCGCTTATTGACTCCTGCCGAGATCGTTATAAAACATAACTATTCTGAATAGGACACAATAGATCCCATGGGAAACGCCGACACGACGCCAGCAGGCGATCCGTCTCTGCTGCAGATCGAACAGCAGGGCGCCGTCCTGACCATCGGGCTCAACCGCCCGGCCAAGCGCAATGCGCTGAATGACGGCATCATCCTCGCGATCGGCGAGTGCTTCACCTCTCTGCCCGACGACATCCGCTGCGTCGTGATCCACGGCCTCGGCGACAATTTCTCCTCCGGCCTCGATCTCTCCGAACTGCGCGAGCGCGACGCCACCGAGGGCTTGGTGCATTCGCAGATGTGGCACCGGGTGTTCGACCGCATCCAATATTGCCGCGTCCCGGTGATCGCCGCGCTCAAGGGCGCGGTGATCGGCGGCGGCCTCGAGCTCGCCTGCGCCGCGCATATCCGCGTCGCCGAGCCTTCCGCCTATTTCGCGCTGCCCGAGGGCCAGCGCGGCATCTTCGTCGGTGGTGGCGGCTCGGTGCGGCTGCCGCGCCTGATCGGCGTCGCCCGCATGATGGACATGATGCTCACCGGCCGCGTCTATTCGGCGACCGAAGGCTCGTCCTACGGCTTCGCGCAATATCTGGTCGAGGCCGGCGCCGCCATGACCAAGGCGCTGGAGCTCGCGGCCAAGATCGCGAACAACGCGCCGCTGACGAACTTCGCCGTGCTGCAGGCGCTGCCGATGATCGCGGAAGCCAATCCGCAGACCGGCCTCTTGATGGAATCGCTGATGGCCACAGTCGCGCAGAGCGACAAGGAGGCCAAGGGCCGCATCCGCGCCTTCCTCGATCACAAGACAGCCAAAGTGAAGCCGACGTGACATGACCGCGCAAACAACAAAAATCACACAGGGGGGAACGGACAACACGGCGAGGAGCGCCAGTGTTCATCCGTTGCGCGCCATCTCGTTCAATGATCCCGTCGTCGATGTCGAGCGCCGCGACGACGGCACCATCTATCTCCGGCCGAAGCAGCCGCTTGGCGATTTCCCGCAGCGGATCACCGACCGGCTGCATCACTTCGCCAAGGAAGCGCCGGAGCGCGTTTTCATGGCCGAGCGCGTCGGTCCCGAGGGCTGGCGCGAGCTGAGCTACGGCACCTTGCTGGCGGCGAGCCGGCACATCGCCTCCGGCCTGCTCGCCCGCGGCCTGTCGCCGGACCGCCCGGTGATGATCCTCTCCGGCAATTCGATCGACCATGCACTCGTCGCGTTCGGCTCGCTCTATGCCGGCGTGCCGTTCTGCCCGGTGTCGCCGGCCTATTCGCTGGTGTCGCGCGACTACGGCAAGCTCGCTTATCTGATGAAGCTGCTGACGCCGGGCCTCGTGTTCGTCGATGACGCCGACAAGTTCGCGGACGCTCTGATCGCCAACGTGCCCGAGGGCGTCGAGATCGTGGCCTCGTTCGGTGAGGTGCCGGGCCGCAAGGTCACGATGCTGTCCGAGCTGATCGCCTCGCCACTGTTCGCCGGCCTCGATGCCATCAATGACAAGATCGGCCCGGACACGATCGCGAAATTCCTGCTGACCTCGGGCTCGACCGGCAACCCCAAGGCCGTCATCAACACCCAGCGCATGATCTGCGCCAACCAGGTGATGATCCGCGAGACGCTCGCCTTCCTGAAGGACGAGCCGCCCGTCATCATCGACTGGCTGCCGTGGAATCACACCTTCGGCGGCAACCACAACATCGGCCTGACCCTGTTCAACGGCGGCTCGATGTATCTCGATCAGGGCAAGCCGGTGCCCGGCGGCATCGAGGAGACGGTGCGGAATCTGCGCGAGATCTCGCCGACCGTCTATTTCAACGTCCCCAAGGGCTACGAGTCGCTGCTGCCGTATTTCCGCGAGGACCCCGGCCTGCGGAAGACCTTCTTCCGCCGCCTGCACGCGATGTTCTTCTCCGGTGCCGCGCTCGCGCCGCACGTCTGGAACGAGCTCGACGAGCTCTCGGTGTCCGAGACGGGATATCGCGTGCCGATGCTCACCGGCCTCGGCTCGACGGAAACCGCGCCGTTCTTCATGTCGGTCAATCCGCGCACCAGCCGCTCCGGCCACGTTGGTTTGCCAGTGCCCGGCAACGAGGCCAAGCTCGTGCCCAACAACGGCAAGATGGAAGTGCGCGCCAAGGGCCCGAACGTCACGCCGGGCTATTGGCGTCTGCCCGAAGTCTCTGCCGCTGCCTTCGACTCCGAAGGCTACTACCAGATGGGCGACGCGCTGAAACCCGCCGATCCCAACGACTTCAACGCCGGCTTCGATTTCGACGGCCGCGTCGCCGAGGATTTCAAGCTGGCGTCCGGCACCTGGGTCTCGGTGGGGCCACTCAGAGCGCGCTTCATCGCCGCTTGCGCGCCGCTGGCGCGCGACGTCGTCATCGCCGGCATCAACCGCGACGAGATCGCCGCCATCGTCGTGCTCGATCTCGACGGTTGCCGGCTGATCAACGCGACATTGCCGTTCGACGATCTCGCCGAAACCGCGTCGGATCCGCTGATCGTGGCCGCGTTCCGCGAGCGCTTCGCCAAATTCCTGAAGACCGCGACAGGCTCATCGACGCGGATCACGCGCGCGGTGCTGCTCGGCCTGCCGCTGTCGATCGACAAGGGCGAGGTCACCGACAAGGGCTCGATCAACCAGCGCGCCGTGTTGGAGAACCGCAAGGACCTGATCGAGCGCATCTACGCGTCGACGCCGGACGACGACATCATCGTCGCCGGCTGATCAACGAAATTAAGGGAGAGACGAACATGTTGTTGAAGGATCAGGCCGCCATCGTCACCGGCGGTGCGTCGGGCCTCGGCGCCGCCACCGCCCGCAAGCTCGCCGCGCAGGGCGCCAAGGTCGCCGTGTTCGATCTCAATGCCAAGCTGGCGGAAGAGGTCGCCGCTGAGATCAAGGGCGTGCCGGTGATCTGCGACGTCTCCGACGCCGCCGGCGCGGAAGCCGCCGTGGCCAAGGCGGTCGAGGCGCTCGGCCAGCAGCCGCGCGTGCTGGTGAACTGCGCCGGCATCGGCGTCGCCAAGCGCGTCGTCGGCCGCGACGGCCCGATGGCGCTGTCGGATTTCGAGAAGGTGATCAAGGTCAACCTGATCGGCTCGTTCAACATGCTCAGGCTGGTCACTAACGGCATGACCAAGCTGGAGCCGCAGGCGACCGGCGAGCGCGGCGTCGTCATCAACACCGCCTCCGTCGCCGCCTATGACGGCCAGATCGGGCAATCAGCCTATTCGGCCTCGAAGGGCGGCATCGTCGGCATGACCCTGCCGATCGCCCGCGAACTCGCGCAGTTCGGCATCCGCGTGCTGACCATCGCGCCCGGCCTGTTCCTGACCCCGCTGCTCGCCAACCTGCCGCAGGAAGCCCAGGACTCGCTCGCCGCCGCGATCCCGTTCCCGCGCCGCCTCGGCCACGCCGACGAGTTCGCCGCGCTGGCGCTGCACATGGTCGAGAATCCCTACCTCAACGGCGAAGTCGTGCGCCTCGACGGCTCGCTCCGCATGGCGCCGAAGTGAGATTTCGGCGCCTCTCGCAATGAGGAACAAGAAGTAGGGTGGGCAAAGCGCAGCGTGCCCACCGCCGCTGGAAATGGTGGGCACGGCGCTGCGCGCCTTTGCCCACCCTACGGACCGCCGAAGTAGGATTGATGAGCCGAGCTGCATCCTCGCGACGTGCTCCCAACCTCTCCCCGCGCGCGGGGAGAGGTCGGATTGCATCGCCAGATGCAATCCGGGTGAGGGGGGCTCTCCGCGAGTCTGGTGCTCGTGGCTGCCCCTCACCCCAACCCTCTCCCCGTGAAGAACGGGGAGAGGGAGCTCACCGGCGCTGTGGCTCGTTGCGAGGATTGCTTCGCTTTGTTCGCAATGACGGAAAGAAACGTAGGGTGGGCAAAGCGCAGCGTGCCCACCGCTCAGGAAGACGGTGAAGAGTAGTCAGATTGATGAACACCACTGTTCGCCACGAGCTCGCTCCCAACCTCGCCCCGCGCGCGGGGAGAGGTCGGATTGCATCGCCAGATGCAATCCGGGTGAGGGGGGCTCTCCGCGAGTCTGGTGCGCGTGGCTGCCCCTCACCCCAACCCTCTCCCCGTGAAGGACGGGGAGAGGGGGCTCGCCGCCTTCGCGGCTGATAGCGAGGTACACAACTGATGTTCGTCAACCGCCGCGATGTGCAGATCCAGTGGGGCGACTGCGATCCCGCCAATATCGTCTACTATCCGCGCTACTTCGCGATGTTCGACGATGCGACCTCGGTGATGTTCGAGGCGGCCGGATTCTCCAAGCAGGACATCGTGCGCCGCTATGGCCTGGTCGGCATCCCCATGGTCGACACCCGCGCGAAGTTCTACATCCCCTCGACCTATGGCGACTGGATCACGATCGAGAGCCGGGTCGAGAGCATCAAGCGCTCGTCCTTCGACGTCACCCACAAGGTGTTCAAGGGCGAGGCGCTGGCGATCGAAGGTTTCGAGACCCGGGTGCTGGTCGGGCGCGATCCGGCCGATCCTGACAAGCTCAAATCGGCACCTTTCCCTGAGGAGATGAGGGCGAAGTTTCTCGAAGGATGAGGCTGGAATGGGTGCGACATGCGGCCGTCTTAAGGATGTTCAGCTGTCGTGCTTTGGTCGGATGGTGAGGCGTGATCTTCTCGTGTTCAATGCTATGATCACGGTTGGACAC is from Bradyrhizobium sp. ORS 285 and encodes:
- a CDS encoding pyridoxamine 5'-phosphate oxidase family protein; translation: MTQTNIRAPDDVMFSPAARAIQARKGSRDSYAHVEQTRGFRHEVDADLAGRLAEATSFYLATASADGQPYIQHRGGPKGFLKVLDSRTLAFADFSGNRQYITQGNLSENPHAYIFVMDYAHRRRVKIWGTARVVEDDAVLTASLMPRGYKAGPEQVILFTIEAWDTNCPQHIPQKFDAADVAEALAVRDTRIAELEAELARLKGEPAPGV
- a CDS encoding LysR family transcriptional regulator, with the translated sequence MDRIDAMQAFVTVADLNGFAPAARRMKLSPSAVTRLIAALEEHLGVRLLQRTTRSVTLTDAGRRYLERTRRILADLEEAELAAESERLQPAGRLVVSAPVGFGRLHVGPVMAAYLSRYPEVAAELRLEDRQVNLVEDGIDCAVRIGHLGDSSLVARQVGSMRRIVVGAPAYLKAHGEPRSPDALAKHQTIQFGAADEWRFVKDGREQGIEVSPRLVTNNADAAIQYAEAGGGVTRVMAYQAADSLRAGRLKRVLTKYEPPPVPIHIVFPSSRLLSAKVRAFIDLVIETCNWRFG
- a CDS encoding PaaI family thioesterase; this encodes MSTIPAGFEPHFRKSRFTDPWEPLYAKKTDKAVILGLRLATPHTNSRGLIHGGLIASLADNAMGYSCAQALGWEVSLVTINLAVDYIGSAGIGQWLSVESDVIKSGRTVCFVQSLVLADDAVIARANATFRVVPKKA
- a CDS encoding TRAP transporter substrate-binding protein, giving the protein MRKTLLALALAAGVTTPALAQDKTFDLKISHWVPASHPLQKALEDWAASVEKASGGTIKGKVFPAQQLGKAFDHYDMARDGIADVTYVNPGYQPGRFPIIGAGELPFLVSDAKGGSEGLDAWYRKYAEKEMKDVKYCLAFVHTPSSLHTRTKKVTMPEDLKGMKIRPADATIANFVTQLGGTNVQSSAPEVRDIIERGVADGVFFPAGSLVLFGVDKVTKFHIDAPMYVTTFVFVMNKDKYNQMSPAQKKAIDDNCNTEAAGKVGEPWGKFEDAGVDKIKAEAGQEVYKLTPEQTAAWKKASEPLFKTWADGVKKTGVDADAAMTELKASLAKYNALAQ
- a CDS encoding TRAP transporter small permease, which encodes MQRAFMDRIIDGIEWIAAFFVGIVALDIFLSVLLRNTLNYAIPDSFDIGRMLLGILIFWGIAATSYRGTHITVDLIWGNVGPRYQRWIDIFATLVLLFVVTVQTWTLFDKVRGTYEDNVLTFDLHMPTWPFFAIAWIGDVSAVLLIAIRTYRLIFHPEEIHDPHVKPTE
- a CDS encoding TRAP transporter large permease, which encodes MSTDAVAVIGFVALFALMLLRVPVGMAMGLVGVSGFAYLVNGTAALKLVGQTSMRTVTDYTFGVIPMFLLMGTFVSNSGMSRELFRAANGFVGHLRGGLGIATVAACGGFAAICGSSVATAATFSAVAYPEMRRFGYPQSFATGVIAAGGTLGAMLPPSTVLAVYGIITEQDIGKLFIAGIIPGLLAMTMYMITITVIGKVRPDFLPKGEAPPWRERIAGLKGIWAPVLLFLFVIGGLYGLPFLPRFTPTEAGGVGATGAFLIGVFTGRLDKEKILASLLQATRTAAAVFTVLIGALIFGYFLTVTQTPQKVTEFLTGLGLGPYGVLALIMVMYLVLGCLMDAMAMIILTVPIIFPVISHLGFDPIWFGVIIVMTVELGLIHPPVGMNVFVIKSVVKDVSFSTIFKGVLPFVATDLIRLVILIAFPLLATWLPQQMMNR
- a CDS encoding DUF3237 domain-containing protein, which produces MTTPVLDTRYVFTLTVMIGAVTSAGETGIGVRRIIPIHGGEVKGPGLNGEGVSGKICNFGADFQVIRPNELIDLEAKYGFETDDGATIYVENRGIRFGPVDLLQKLKRGEPVDPKLIYFRTHPRFETGHEKYRWLMEHVFVGSAARHADRVIIDVHVVL
- a CDS encoding crotonase/enoyl-CoA hydratase family protein; this encodes MGNADTTPAGDPSLLQIEQQGAVLTIGLNRPAKRNALNDGIILAIGECFTSLPDDIRCVVIHGLGDNFSSGLDLSELRERDATEGLVHSQMWHRVFDRIQYCRVPVIAALKGAVIGGGLELACAAHIRVAEPSAYFALPEGQRGIFVGGGGSVRLPRLIGVARMMDMMLTGRVYSATEGSSYGFAQYLVEAGAAMTKALELAAKIANNAPLTNFAVLQALPMIAEANPQTGLLMESLMATVAQSDKEAKGRIRAFLDHKTAKVKPT
- a CDS encoding feruloyl-CoA synthase, giving the protein MTAQTTKITQGGTDNTARSASVHPLRAISFNDPVVDVERRDDGTIYLRPKQPLGDFPQRITDRLHHFAKEAPERVFMAERVGPEGWRELSYGTLLAASRHIASGLLARGLSPDRPVMILSGNSIDHALVAFGSLYAGVPFCPVSPAYSLVSRDYGKLAYLMKLLTPGLVFVDDADKFADALIANVPEGVEIVASFGEVPGRKVTMLSELIASPLFAGLDAINDKIGPDTIAKFLLTSGSTGNPKAVINTQRMICANQVMIRETLAFLKDEPPVIIDWLPWNHTFGGNHNIGLTLFNGGSMYLDQGKPVPGGIEETVRNLREISPTVYFNVPKGYESLLPYFREDPGLRKTFFRRLHAMFFSGAALAPHVWNELDELSVSETGYRVPMLTGLGSTETAPFFMSVNPRTSRSGHVGLPVPGNEAKLVPNNGKMEVRAKGPNVTPGYWRLPEVSAAAFDSEGYYQMGDALKPADPNDFNAGFDFDGRVAEDFKLASGTWVSVGPLRARFIAACAPLARDVVIAGINRDEIAAIVVLDLDGCRLINATLPFDDLAETASDPLIVAAFRERFAKFLKTATGSSTRITRAVLLGLPLSIDKGEVTDKGSINQRAVLENRKDLIERIYASTPDDDIIVAG